The DNA window GAAAAAATAGTCCATGGTCAGTGGAGTGTTGAGAAAGCTCAGGAATGGGGTAAACAACAACCCTGGTATATTGGGGCTAATTTTAACCCAAGTACTGCAATAAACCAATTAGAAACATGGCAGGCAGAATCGTTCGATGTTGAAACTATTGAAAAAGAATTGGGTTGGGCTCAGGAGATAGGAATGAACACAATGCGTGTTTATCTTCACCACCTTGCTTGGGAGCAGGACAAAGAAGGATTCAAGAAAAGAATGAGTCAGTTTCTTGACATTGCAAAAAAACATGAAATCAAGCCTTTCTTTGTATTCTTCGACGACTGTTGGAATCCTGTTTATGAAGCAGGAACACAGCCTGCTCCAAAACCGGGAGTTCACAATTCTGGTTGGGTACAGGATCCGGGAGATCTTTATTATAAAGATTCTATCATAACTGACAAGGTTCTTGAAACTTACGTAAAAGACGTTTTAACAACTTTCAAAGATGACGAGCGTATTTTAATGTGGGATTTATATAACGAACCGGGAAATAACAAAAAAGGTGATGAATCACTTCCATTGGTAAAAAAAGCATTCCAATGGGGATGGGATATACGCCCCTCACAACCTTTGACTGTAGGTATTTGGACTCCGGGTTTGCATAATCTAAACAAATTTCAGGTAGAAAATTCAGATATTGTTACTTTCCATAATTATGAAAATCCTGAAAGTATGCAGGGTGCTGTTGACTCACTATTGAAGTTAAACAGACCTGTTATCTGTACAGAATATATGGCTCGTCGTAACAACTCGTTATTTACAAATGTGCTTCCTATTCTCGCAAAAAACAATGTTGGCGCTGTAAATTGGGGACTTGTTGA is part of the Bacteroidota bacterium genome and encodes:
- a CDS encoding cellulase family glycosylhydrolase, with the translated sequence MKTFIKSTLTILALSALVACGGEQKTEKKQEKIVHGQWSVEKAQEWGKQQPWYIGANFNPSTAINQLETWQAESFDVETIEKELGWAQEIGMNTMRVYLHHLAWEQDKEGFKKRMSQFLDIAKKHEIKPFFVFFDDCWNPVYEAGTQPAPKPGVHNSGWVQDPGDLYYKDSIITDKVLETYVKDVLTTFKDDERILMWDLYNEPGNNKKGDESLPLVKKAFQWGWDIRPSQPLTVGIWTPGLHNLNKFQVENSDIVTFHNYENPESMQGAVDSLLKLNRPVICTEYMARRNNSLFTNVLPILAKNNVGAVNWGLVDGKSNTKYAWDEPLADGSEPELWFHEVFRKDGTPYKQEEVDLIKKLSSEKNAK